One Thermofilum pendens Hrk 5 DNA segment encodes these proteins:
- a CDS encoding GTP-dependent dephospho-CoA kinase family protein, whose translation MSSSPAARRELSYSWGYLFFDEPPLSVEKAWRLVQSSRFGKTLILVGDVVSKSFRERGLGDFFIVDGHTRRNLKVEDLPGKAEAFTCKNRPGEISRECYELLRNLLTSAIGRGKKIVVYVEGEEDLLSLVALLYCPLNDSWVIYGNFRGYLEVIPCTSFFRSVAENLLVKHFEKD comes from the coding sequence ATGTCGAGTAGCCCCGCCGCTAGGCGCGAGCTTTCATACTCGTGGGGCTACCTCTTCTTCGACGAGCCTCCACTCTCGGTGGAAAAGGCTTGGAGACTCGTGCAGTCATCGAGGTTCGGGAAAACGCTGATACTAGTCGGGGACGTCGTGTCCAAGTCGTTCCGCGAAAGGGGGTTGGGAGACTTCTTCATCGTGGACGGGCACACGAGGAGAAACCTGAAAGTCGAGGACCTCCCCGGGAAGGCCGAGGCGTTCACCTGCAAGAACAGGCCGGGAGAAATCTCCAGGGAGTGCTACGAGCTCCTGAGAAACCTGTTGACTAGCGCTATTGGCAGAGGTAAAAAAATCGTGGTTTACGTCGAGGGAGAGGAGGACCTGCTGTCACTAGTTGCCCTGCTGTACTGCCCCCTCAACGACTCGTGGGTTATCTACGGGAACTTTAGAGGCTACCTCGAGGTCATCCCCTGTACGAGCTTTTTCCGAAGTGTAGCAGAAAACCTTCTCGTCAAACACTTCGAGAAGGATTAG
- a CDS encoding Lrp/AsnC family transcriptional regulator: MSERASEIKLDHIDKKILEILQDNAKTPYAQIASQLGISEATVHLRIKKLVSMGVIKRFQAIIDPEKVGRKVTAIIGVITVPQKYSQVLKELEKMPEIVEIYDVAGEYSTILKVRVKNKEDLASLLDEIGKIDGVESTKTMYVLRVIKEDTRIKVD; encoded by the coding sequence ATGTCGGAACGTGCAAGTGAAATCAAGTTAGACCACATAGATAAGAAGATACTGGAAATATTACAGGATAACGCGAAGACTCCGTATGCTCAGATAGCGAGCCAGCTGGGTATATCGGAGGCGACAGTGCACCTCAGGATAAAGAAGCTGGTATCCATGGGCGTTATAAAGAGGTTCCAGGCGATAATAGACCCGGAGAAGGTTGGGCGAAAGGTTACCGCCATAATAGGGGTGATCACCGTACCCCAGAAGTACTCCCAAGTGCTTAAGGAGCTCGAAAAAATGCCGGAAATAGTAGAGATATACGATGTCGCAGGCGAGTATTCGACCATCCTCAAGGTTAGAGTGAAAAACAAGGAAGACCTCGCCTCCCTACTTGACGAGATAGGAAAAATAGACGGCGTCGAGAGCACAAAGACCATGTACGTGCTGAGAGTAATAAAGGAAGATACGAGAATCAAGGTCGACTAG
- the rgy gene encoding reverse gyrase produces the protein MVREEMKALYKSLCPNCHGDISDFRLEKRLPCRQCLPEKDAELFLSSETSRAPDPFFEHLERLVKVLGKSGKLLHLEELYSVERDLADFQAFFRKAVGSRPWSAQKTWARRVLRNTSFVILAPTGVGKTVFGIVMALFLASRGKKSYIVLPTTTLAQQVFEKATLFARKVAVNEGGIVVYHGGLPQSKKEEVLSRVSGGDFSVLITTSQFLSRNFDKLERVRFDFVFVDDVDSIIKSSKNIDRILRLLGFTQDEISVALEIIRERVRLARRLRNGASTSDVYERLEELRRKLAEYTGKGGPRGVLVVSTATGRPRGLRIRLFRELLGFEIGSRGELFRNVVDTYVVVDRDEEVVRQVATLASRLGRGGLVFAPAGTGEEFLESLAEALEKSGLRVGRFYGNHNKRKLLEEFSGGNLDVLVGVASYYGTLVRGLDLPHVVRYAIFAGIPHFKFSIKLEDVPPLRLLQIASNVRVVASRDDQAVIDRLVAYVRNWLQNMEPGEYMALTQCLSEGSCHEKYSRLVESINHLRSIVEKYLSSKEYLERLSKETSLTVVSEDGQLKLLLPDVLTYIQASGRTSRLYARGVSKGLSIVVTGNGLLFEKFAKFSRLYSSDIEWKPLSEVDLDLLVREIDEEREIIRRILSGEVSAELAGDLVKSVLVVVESPTKARTIASFFGKPSRRRVGPLVAYDIAFSGYILTIVATQGHIFDLTTNAYSYNSSKDLYGVLVLDAYGASKHYRFVPVFNTIKRCMNCGAQFTEYAVEDVPRQHVQKVEVEKRCPRCGSTNVFDKAEIVEALRKLASEVEEVFVATDPDTEGEKIAWDVYLSLAPYVRVIKRVEFHEVTRRAFEEALRNPRSINDRMVEAQLVRRIEDRWLGFSLSQKLQECRGHKWLSAGRVQTPVLGWIVENSEKARRKKVVFILELSRRGAEGEKLRVIVDNARLDGQSPAAVSNKIKEEGVTVSIVSREEKTLPPPPPFTTDTLLREANQVLGLDVDRTMRIAQDLFESGLITYHRTDSTRVSDLGISVARTYITERFSEEYFAPRRWGEGGAHECIRPTRPLDVDSLMQMIRQGILQVQVNFTRDHIRLYDLIFRRFIASQMPPAKVVEAKAVVKGPYFEKEITFIESIIEKAEGFTKILPLRTRQIPEGKYDVLLSTYKRVSEVPLYTQADVIRLMKERNIGRPSTYSKIVRTLLDRNYVVEVKGGRLVSTRLGKKVYEFLSVNFGDVVSENKTADVLRRMDEIEEGRADYLDVLAEFYEEVQSKVIEKNADCDILTAPNGKHLEDR, from the coding sequence TTGGTCAGGGAGGAGATGAAAGCCCTCTATAAGTCTCTGTGTCCTAATTGCCACGGAGATATAAGTGACTTTAGGTTGGAGAAAAGGCTTCCATGCAGGCAATGTCTTCCCGAAAAGGATGCGGAGCTCTTCCTGTCCAGCGAGACGAGTAGAGCCCCCGACCCATTTTTCGAGCATTTGGAGCGGCTCGTAAAGGTTCTAGGCAAGTCTGGCAAGCTTCTTCACTTGGAAGAACTGTACTCTGTGGAAAGGGATCTCGCCGATTTCCAGGCGTTCTTTCGTAAAGCTGTGGGGAGCCGTCCCTGGAGTGCTCAGAAGACGTGGGCTAGGAGGGTTTTAAGGAACACTAGCTTCGTTATACTAGCGCCTACGGGTGTCGGGAAGACCGTCTTCGGGATTGTAATGGCGTTATTCCTGGCTTCTAGGGGTAAAAAGTCCTACATTGTTCTACCCACGACTACGCTCGCGCAACAGGTCTTCGAAAAGGCTACTCTATTCGCGAGAAAGGTCGCAGTAAACGAGGGAGGCATAGTGGTCTACCACGGAGGTCTACCCCAGTCCAAGAAGGAGGAGGTTCTCTCAAGGGTGTCGGGCGGGGACTTTTCCGTGCTTATAACTACTTCCCAGTTTCTTTCGAGAAACTTCGACAAGCTCGAGAGAGTAAGATTCGACTTCGTGTTCGTCGACGACGTCGACAGCATAATAAAATCGTCTAAAAACATAGATAGGATCCTCCGGCTTCTAGGATTCACCCAAGACGAGATAAGCGTTGCTCTGGAGATAATAAGGGAGCGCGTAAGGCTGGCTCGTAGGCTCAGGAACGGTGCCTCGACGTCGGACGTTTACGAAAGGCTGGAGGAGCTCAGGCGTAAGCTAGCCGAGTACACCGGCAAGGGCGGTCCTCGTGGCGTACTTGTAGTGTCCACGGCTACCGGTAGACCCCGCGGTCTAAGGATAAGGCTGTTCCGAGAGCTTTTAGGCTTCGAGATTGGAAGCCGGGGGGAACTCTTTAGGAACGTCGTCGACACCTATGTTGTCGTTGACCGCGACGAGGAAGTTGTAAGGCAAGTAGCTACGTTGGCGTCGAGGCTCGGGAGGGGCGGGCTTGTATTCGCCCCGGCAGGCACGGGGGAGGAGTTTCTGGAAAGCCTTGCTGAAGCCTTGGAGAAAAGCGGGTTGAGGGTGGGAAGGTTCTACGGTAATCACAACAAGAGAAAGCTTCTCGAGGAGTTTTCAGGCGGTAACCTGGACGTACTGGTTGGGGTCGCGAGCTACTACGGTACTCTCGTGAGGGGGCTCGACCTGCCTCACGTCGTGAGGTACGCTATATTCGCCGGCATCCCCCACTTCAAGTTCTCGATAAAGTTGGAGGACGTGCCACCCTTAAGGTTGTTGCAGATAGCTTCAAACGTCAGGGTGGTGGCAAGCAGGGATGACCAGGCCGTTATAGACAGGCTGGTAGCCTACGTGCGAAACTGGCTACAGAACATGGAGCCTGGAGAGTACATGGCCCTGACCCAGTGCTTATCGGAGGGTTCTTGTCACGAGAAGTACAGCAGGCTCGTTGAAAGCATCAACCACCTCCGATCGATAGTAGAGAAGTACCTTTCCTCCAAGGAGTACCTGGAGAGGTTGTCGAAGGAGACCTCGCTTACCGTTGTAAGCGAGGATGGACAGCTTAAGCTATTGCTCCCGGACGTGTTAACGTACATCCAGGCGTCGGGCCGAACGTCGCGTCTTTACGCGAGGGGTGTCTCGAAGGGTCTCTCGATAGTCGTTACTGGGAACGGTCTCCTCTTCGAGAAGTTCGCCAAGTTTTCTAGGCTCTACTCCTCCGATATCGAATGGAAGCCTCTAAGCGAGGTAGACCTCGACTTACTGGTGAGGGAGATAGACGAGGAAAGGGAAATCATAAGGAGGATACTCTCTGGCGAGGTAAGCGCCGAGCTAGCTGGAGACCTCGTGAAGTCCGTGCTCGTCGTAGTTGAGTCGCCGACTAAGGCTCGCACGATAGCATCCTTCTTCGGTAAGCCCAGCAGACGGCGCGTAGGCCCCCTCGTAGCCTACGATATCGCTTTCTCCGGGTACATACTGACGATAGTGGCTACCCAGGGGCATATCTTCGACCTGACGACAAACGCTTACAGCTACAACTCCTCAAAGGATCTGTACGGAGTGTTGGTGCTCGACGCGTACGGCGCTAGCAAACACTACCGATTCGTGCCAGTGTTTAACACGATTAAGCGCTGTATGAATTGCGGGGCCCAGTTCACGGAGTATGCGGTAGAGGATGTGCCTCGGCAGCATGTTCAAAAAGTAGAGGTTGAGAAGAGGTGCCCGAGATGTGGTAGCACTAACGTGTTCGACAAGGCAGAGATCGTAGAAGCGCTTAGGAAGCTAGCCAGCGAGGTCGAAGAAGTTTTCGTGGCTACGGATCCGGACACAGAAGGAGAGAAAATAGCCTGGGACGTTTACCTCTCCCTCGCCCCCTACGTCCGAGTAATAAAGCGTGTAGAGTTCCACGAGGTTACGAGGAGGGCGTTCGAAGAAGCCCTCAGAAACCCGAGGAGCATAAACGACAGGATGGTCGAAGCGCAGCTCGTAAGGAGGATAGAGGATAGGTGGTTGGGCTTCTCTCTAAGCCAGAAGCTACAGGAATGCAGGGGGCATAAGTGGCTGTCGGCGGGGAGAGTCCAAACGCCTGTACTGGGTTGGATTGTAGAGAACTCCGAGAAGGCTCGACGAAAGAAGGTCGTCTTTATACTCGAGCTCTCTAGGCGCGGCGCGGAGGGGGAGAAGCTGAGGGTGATCGTGGACAACGCTAGGCTCGACGGTCAAAGCCCAGCGGCTGTTAGCAATAAGATAAAAGAGGAAGGTGTAACCGTGAGCATAGTCTCCCGTGAGGAGAAAACGCTCCCTCCGCCTCCACCCTTCACAACGGACACTTTGCTCAGGGAAGCTAACCAGGTTTTAGGGTTAGACGTTGACAGGACTATGAGGATCGCGCAGGATCTTTTCGAGAGTGGTTTAATCACGTACCACAGGACGGATAGTACGAGGGTGTCCGACCTCGGAATAAGCGTGGCGAGAACGTACATCACGGAGAGGTTCTCTGAAGAGTACTTTGCGCCTAGAAGGTGGGGGGAAGGCGGAGCCCACGAGTGTATACGCCCCACGCGCCCACTTGATGTGGATTCGTTGATGCAGATGATAAGACAGGGTATACTGCAAGTGCAGGTGAACTTTACCAGGGACCATATACGCCTCTACGACTTGATATTCAGGCGCTTCATTGCCAGCCAAATGCCGCCGGCAAAAGTTGTCGAGGCAAAGGCTGTGGTGAAGGGTCCCTATTTCGAGAAAGAAATTACGTTTATAGAAAGTATAATCGAGAAGGCTGAAGGCTTCACGAAGATTCTTCCTCTAAGGACGCGCCAGATACCCGAAGGGAAGTACGACGTTTTGCTCTCGACGTACAAGCGCGTCTCAGAGGTTCCGCTGTATACCCAGGCGGATGTCATTAGGCTGATGAAGGAGAGAAACATAGGCCGGCCTTCCACTTACTCGAAGATCGTGAGGACGCTGTTGGATAGGAACTACGTGGTCGAGGTGAAGGGCGGTAGGCTTGTGTCCACGAGGCTCGGGAAAAAGGTCTATGAGTTTCTCAGCGTGAATTTTGGGGATGTGGTCTCGGAGAACAAAACAGCGGATGTTCTCCGCAGGATGGACGAAATAGAGGAAGGGCGAGCCGACTACCTTGATGTTCTCGCAGAGTTCTACGAAGAGGTTCAAAGTAAGGTTATCGAGAAAAATGCCGACTGTGACATTCTAACGGCTCCGAACGGTAAACACCTAGAAGACAGGTAG
- a CDS encoding 4Fe-4S binding protein, producing the protein MSEASSFVLKSWREMPPGGIIPVPKTSLLNKTGTWRALKPVINQAKCIRCLMCWVHCPEPAILRGEDDSVAVDYDYCKGCGICANVCPVHAIEMVPEG; encoded by the coding sequence ATGAGTGAAGCGTCGAGTTTTGTTTTGAAAAGCTGGAGGGAGATGCCTCCCGGCGGCATCATACCAGTGCCCAAGACAAGTCTTCTCAATAAGACTGGTACGTGGCGCGCCCTAAAACCCGTTATAAACCAGGCTAAGTGTATAAGGTGTTTAATGTGCTGGGTTCACTGTCCAGAGCCGGCGATACTTAGGGGCGAGGATGACTCCGTGGCCGTGGACTACGACTACTGTAAGGGTTGCGGTATCTGCGCTAATGTTTGTCCCGTACATGCGATAGAAATGGTTCCAGAGGGATGA
- a CDS encoding thiamine pyrophosphate-dependent enzyme, giving the protein MELKTIKTLKEIPREEQFAPGHRLCAGCGIPQVVRLALKAVPDPKVVVNATGCLEVATTIFPYTSWGVPWVHIAFENAAAVASGIEAAFKILSKKYGVEKPKIIVFGGDGGTFDIGFQALSGALERGHDMIYICYDNEAYMNTGIQRSGATPKGASTTTSPAGKVVPGKLERKKNLIEIAIAHGIRYAATMNPAFPVDMYNKIVKAANTPGPTVLHYFTPCPTGWYFDPSRSIEVARLAVQTRIWPLYEYDNGKIRITVPVKEPRPVEDYFKLQGRFRHLLEPENKWLLEEIKRDIEENWQKLMRMAEQSK; this is encoded by the coding sequence ATGGAGCTGAAAACGATTAAGACGTTGAAGGAGATACCGCGCGAGGAGCAGTTCGCGCCTGGGCACAGGCTGTGCGCAGGGTGCGGCATACCTCAGGTTGTCAGGCTGGCGTTGAAAGCCGTACCTGACCCAAAAGTCGTGGTGAATGCGACTGGGTGCCTGGAAGTTGCTACAACGATCTTTCCCTACACCAGCTGGGGTGTACCGTGGGTTCACATCGCATTTGAGAACGCGGCGGCCGTCGCCAGCGGGATCGAGGCGGCGTTCAAGATTCTCTCGAAAAAGTACGGCGTGGAGAAGCCGAAGATAATAGTCTTCGGAGGAGATGGAGGCACTTTCGATATAGGCTTCCAGGCTCTCAGCGGGGCACTCGAGAGGGGGCATGACATGATATACATTTGCTACGACAACGAGGCATACATGAACACCGGGATACAGAGGAGCGGCGCCACGCCTAAAGGGGCTTCTACGACGACGAGCCCTGCTGGAAAGGTTGTTCCCGGAAAGCTTGAAAGGAAGAAGAACCTCATAGAGATAGCTATTGCCCACGGGATAAGGTATGCCGCCACGATGAACCCGGCATTCCCGGTGGACATGTACAACAAGATAGTGAAGGCGGCGAACACACCGGGGCCCACAGTGTTGCACTACTTTACTCCTTGCCCCACCGGCTGGTACTTCGATCCTTCAAGGAGCATCGAGGTCGCCAGGCTTGCTGTACAGACACGTATTTGGCCTCTCTACGAGTACGACAACGGGAAGATACGCATAACTGTGCCGGTGAAGGAGCCTAGACCGGTTGAGGACTACTTTAAGCTTCAGGGGAGGTTCCGGCACCTGCTGGAACCTGAGAACAAGTGGCTCCTCGAGGAGATAAAGAGGGACATCGAGGAGAACTGGCAGAAACTGATGAGGATGGCCGAGCAATCAAAGTGA
- a CDS encoding Lrp/AsnC family transcriptional regulator, producing MHEQSQNIAYVLINCEIGKEKDVLEQIRNIPGVIEAHLLYGVYDIIVKVTGKDNVEIREMILTKIRRIPGVKRTLTMPVVE from the coding sequence ATGCACGAACAATCTCAAAACATCGCCTATGTACTCATAAACTGCGAGATCGGGAAAGAGAAAGACGTGCTGGAACAGATAAGGAATATTCCAGGAGTTATCGAGGCACACTTGCTCTACGGAGTTTACGATATAATAGTCAAGGTGACTGGAAAAGACAACGTGGAAATCAGGGAAATGATACTGACGAAAATAAGGCGGATACCAGGAGTAAAGCGCACACTTACGATGCCCGTAGTCGAATAA
- the porA gene encoding 2-ketoisovalerate ferredoxin oxidoreductase subunit alpha yields the protein MKGKLVGMNGDRAVAYAAKQAKVDVISAYPITPQTIIVETLAEYVNNGELDAAFIPVESEHTALSAAVGASLAGARVFTATSSQGLALMYEILWIAAGLRAPIVMAIGNRALSPNINIHCSHDDAYAARDTGWLQFFAENVQEAYDLTLMAFRVAEDERVLLPTIVNLDGFILTHALEGLYVLEDAEVDAFLPKRKPINPIDPKNPKTYGPLDFTDWYMEHKRLQFEVYQKVGGVVREVFDEYEKLTGRHYQPVKTFNVEGADKAIVILGSSAGTARFAARKLAEKGMKLGVVSLTQYRPFPVAELRKVLESFDVVAVLDRSVSFGSPGNQLFMDVSTALYSSKKRPILVNVVYGLGGRDFTPLHVERIYAALEEVQRKGEAPEESLWVGLREG from the coding sequence ATGAAGGGTAAACTCGTCGGGATGAATGGCGACAGGGCGGTGGCATACGCCGCCAAGCAGGCTAAGGTCGACGTGATCTCAGCGTACCCCATCACTCCTCAGACGATCATCGTTGAAACGCTTGCCGAGTATGTTAACAACGGCGAACTGGACGCCGCGTTCATACCGGTTGAGAGCGAGCACACGGCGCTGTCCGCGGCTGTTGGAGCGTCGCTCGCGGGGGCAAGGGTCTTCACAGCTACATCTAGCCAGGGCCTCGCCCTTATGTACGAGATTCTCTGGATAGCGGCGGGGCTACGTGCACCCATAGTAATGGCTATAGGTAACAGGGCTCTCTCGCCGAACATCAACATACACTGTAGCCATGACGACGCCTACGCCGCCAGGGATACCGGCTGGCTCCAGTTCTTCGCGGAGAACGTCCAGGAGGCGTACGACTTGACTCTGATGGCGTTCAGAGTAGCGGAGGACGAGAGGGTGTTGCTTCCAACTATAGTCAACCTGGACGGCTTCATCCTCACGCACGCGCTCGAAGGGCTCTACGTGCTAGAGGACGCGGAGGTTGACGCTTTCCTGCCGAAGAGGAAGCCCATTAACCCGATAGACCCGAAGAACCCGAAAACTTACGGTCCACTGGACTTTACGGACTGGTACATGGAGCACAAGAGGTTACAGTTCGAGGTCTACCAGAAGGTCGGCGGTGTGGTCAGGGAAGTCTTCGATGAATACGAGAAGCTCACGGGGAGGCATTACCAGCCTGTGAAAACGTTCAACGTGGAGGGTGCGGACAAGGCAATAGTCATCCTGGGGTCCTCGGCGGGAACGGCGAGGTTCGCCGCCAGAAAGCTTGCCGAGAAGGGCATGAAGCTCGGCGTGGTGAGCCTTACCCAGTATAGACCCTTCCCGGTGGCCGAGCTTAGAAAGGTCCTGGAAAGCTTCGACGTCGTCGCGGTACTGGACAGGAGTGTGAGCTTTGGGAGTCCGGGGAACCAGCTCTTCATGGACGTCTCGACCGCCCTTTACAGCTCGAAGAAGAGGCCTATCTTGGTCAACGTCGTCTACGGGCTAGGCGGCAGGGACTTCACTCCTCTCCACGTGGAGAGGATATACGCCGCCCTAGAGGAGGTGCAGAGAAAGGGTGAAGCACCGGAGGAGAGTTTATGGGTTGGCTTGAGGGAGGGGTGA
- the rrp42 gene encoding exosome complex protein Rrp42 — MAEARTFVPSVKKEVILASLAKGERLDGRKADQYREIRLEKGIIGKADGSARVFLGSTQVIAGVKLAIGTPFPDAPNEGVQIVNAELSPVASPFFEPGPPGEEDIELARVVDRGFRSAKVVDLAKLSIIPSAKCWTLYIDIYPLDHDGNLVDAAGLAALLALLDTKLPRTSVQENKIAVLDEKDPLPINTLVVYVTVAKIGEYLVVDPTLEEELTADAKITFGITERGEICAIQKSGEGSFRPDEVLRARDMALKASSTLFEAIKKAVEQKQ; from the coding sequence GTGGCTGAGGCTCGAACATTCGTTCCTTCCGTGAAAAAGGAGGTTATACTGGCCTCCCTTGCTAAGGGCGAAAGGCTCGACGGTAGGAAAGCGGACCAGTACAGGGAGATAAGGCTCGAGAAGGGTATTATAGGCAAAGCTGACGGCTCGGCAAGAGTATTCCTCGGCTCAACCCAGGTGATTGCCGGAGTTAAGCTGGCTATAGGGACCCCGTTTCCCGACGCACCGAACGAGGGAGTACAAATAGTCAACGCCGAGCTGTCTCCCGTGGCTTCCCCGTTTTTCGAACCGGGACCCCCCGGAGAGGAGGACATTGAACTGGCGAGAGTCGTGGACAGAGGGTTTAGGAGTGCGAAAGTCGTAGACTTGGCAAAGCTCTCCATAATACCCTCCGCGAAGTGCTGGACTCTCTACATAGACATATACCCCCTCGACCACGATGGAAACCTTGTAGATGCAGCAGGACTTGCAGCGCTACTCGCCCTACTAGACACAAAGCTCCCCCGAACCTCCGTCCAGGAAAATAAGATCGCTGTTCTCGACGAGAAAGACCCCCTACCCATCAACACGCTGGTCGTCTATGTAACCGTTGCCAAGATAGGCGAGTACCTAGTAGTAGACCCAACTCTCGAAGAGGAACTCACAGCCGACGCAAAGATAACCTTCGGCATCACGGAGAGAGGCGAGATCTGCGCAATACAGAAAAGCGGAGAGGGATCCTTCAGGCCAGACGAGGTTCTCCGAGCTCGAGACATGGCGTTAAAGGCTTCGTCAACCCTCTTCGAGGCTATAAAGAAAGCAGTGGAGCAAAAACAATAA
- a CDS encoding nicotinamide-nucleotide adenylyltransferase: protein MAWRCRRALFMGRFQPFHLGHYNALKWIVERESEVVLAIGSAQYSHSLRNPFTVGERLEMVYAVLREEGLLDRVLVTVVPDTDGQHSLWVKLVVSFSPCFDVVYTNDPLSRMLFEEEGFKVESIPFYEREKYEGTRIRRLMAEGGDWAQYVPPAVAEVIRRIHGEQRVRSLFYLEAGGKN, encoded by the coding sequence ATGGCCTGGCGGTGTAGAAGAGCGCTTTTCATGGGGCGTTTCCAGCCTTTTCACCTAGGGCATTACAATGCGTTGAAGTGGATAGTTGAAAGAGAGAGCGAGGTAGTTTTAGCTATTGGTAGTGCCCAGTACTCCCACAGCCTTAGGAATCCTTTCACCGTTGGAGAGAGGCTTGAAATGGTGTATGCCGTTCTACGCGAGGAGGGGTTACTCGACAGGGTTCTCGTAACGGTGGTGCCGGATACCGATGGTCAACACTCGCTTTGGGTTAAGCTCGTAGTGAGCTTTTCCCCTTGTTTCGACGTGGTGTATACAAACGACCCCTTATCGCGCATGCTGTTCGAAGAGGAGGGCTTCAAGGTTGAGAGCATACCTTTCTACGAGAGGGAGAAGTACGAGGGCACCCGCATCAGGCGGCTAATGGCGGAGGGCGGGGACTGGGCTCAGTACGTTCCACCAGCAGTAGCAGAGGTGATTAGGAGGATTCACGGAGAGCAGCGCGTGCGCTCTCTCTTCTACTTGGAGGCTGGCGGGAAGAACTGA
- a CDS encoding 2-oxoacid:acceptor oxidoreductase family protein produces MSSEEFYEVRWHGRGGQGVVTSSELLALAALREGKFVYHAPEFGPERRGAPVKAYTRISREPIELHSGIYEPSAVVVIDPSLQNDPSIASGLRKGGLIVVNAKSPGDVLLRSAQEKGAEVWYVDAYSIAMEVFGRPFYNTPMLGAFVRASNVVSLESVVSVAMERFSKDSKLAQLNVLAIRRAYDEVKKYE; encoded by the coding sequence ATGAGCTCTGAGGAATTCTATGAAGTGAGATGGCATGGGCGTGGAGGCCAAGGCGTGGTTACCAGCAGCGAGCTTCTCGCCCTGGCTGCTCTAAGGGAGGGGAAGTTCGTGTATCATGCTCCGGAGTTCGGTCCGGAGAGGCGGGGCGCACCCGTGAAGGCTTACACGCGTATATCGCGTGAACCGATAGAGCTGCACTCGGGTATCTATGAGCCCAGCGCTGTGGTGGTTATAGATCCTTCTCTGCAGAACGACCCCTCCATCGCTTCGGGGCTTAGGAAGGGAGGGCTTATCGTTGTGAACGCGAAGAGCCCCGGGGACGTGTTGCTCCGGAGTGCCCAGGAGAAGGGTGCTGAGGTGTGGTACGTGGACGCGTATAGCATTGCCATGGAGGTCTTTGGGAGACCCTTCTACAACACTCCGATGCTCGGAGCGTTTGTTAGGGCGAGCAACGTGGTGAGCCTTGAGTCTGTGGTTTCGGTTGCAATGGAGCGTTTTTCGAAGGACAGCAAGCTCGCCCAACTAAACGTGCTCGCGATTAGGCGGGCGTATGATGAGGTGAAGAAGTATGAGTGA
- a CDS encoding histone deacetylase family protein — translation MKREDYAQLHVVWGEGYDEISFTPFSLRDEWTLARRLFYEKYLGFLRRTFKVEVHEVKRYPESVLLLAHDKEYVDYVKRMSELGAGLLDYGDTPAYPGVFEKALLAVSGTLTLADILVKAGRGVAFNPQGGFHHARRRSAGGFCVFNDVAVAARYVRERGYERVAIIDVDAHHGDGTQEILYRDPLLKVSVHGYGYGFYPGTGWIDELGEGDGLCMNINVPIPLTSADDVFELVVRELLAPLISSYSPDFVIVQSGVDAYRGDPLVGLRLTDNSYKVFAEFLSGIAARGVPVLLTGGGGYQPEVTARTWAFILSCVAGRCLEELGPLDEKTSSDRKTVEIVSSRIDYLLRSLKECEVKKR, via the coding sequence ATGAAGCGCGAGGACTATGCTCAGCTTCACGTCGTATGGGGCGAGGGTTACGACGAAATATCGTTTACACCTTTCTCTCTAAGAGACGAGTGGACTCTGGCGCGCAGGCTGTTCTACGAGAAGTATCTGGGCTTTCTTAGGAGAACATTCAAGGTAGAAGTGCACGAGGTGAAGCGTTACCCGGAGAGCGTGCTGTTGCTAGCCCACGATAAGGAATACGTGGATTACGTGAAGAGAATGTCCGAGTTGGGGGCAGGGTTGCTTGACTACGGCGATACGCCCGCTTATCCTGGTGTGTTCGAGAAGGCGCTGCTGGCGGTATCGGGTACGCTTACCCTGGCGGATATCCTGGTGAAGGCCGGGAGGGGCGTCGCGTTTAACCCTCAGGGTGGTTTTCACCACGCTAGGCGTAGGTCAGCAGGAGGTTTCTGCGTTTTCAACGATGTGGCAGTTGCAGCGAGGTACGTCAGGGAGAGGGGTTACGAGAGGGTAGCGATAATCGATGTGGATGCACACCACGGAGACGGGACGCAGGAGATACTGTACAGGGATCCCTTGCTGAAGGTTAGCGTGCACGGCTATGGTTACGGATTCTACCCGGGGACAGGCTGGATCGACGAGCTTGGAGAAGGGGATGGACTCTGCATGAACATCAACGTTCCTATACCTCTTACAAGTGCTGACGATGTTTTCGAGCTCGTGGTCCGAGAACTCTTGGCTCCGCTGATTTCCAGCTACTCTCCGGACTTCGTGATTGTCCAGTCGGGGGTGGATGCTTACAGGGGCGACCCCCTCGTAGGGCTTAGGCTAACCGATAACTCCTACAAGGTGTTCGCAGAGTTTTTATCCGGGATTGCAGCGAGAGGGGTACCAGTACTCCTGACGGGCGGGGGAGGGTACCAGCCCGAGGTTACGGCGAGGACCTGGGCATTCATACTTTCATGCGTGGCTGGACGTTGCCTAGAAGAGCTCGGCCCGCTCGACGAAAAGACGTCTTCCGACAGAAAAACAGTTGAGATTGTATCTTCTCGAATTGACTACCTACTGAGAAGTCTGAAAGAGTGCGAGGTAAAGAAACGCTAG